The Elaeis guineensis isolate ETL-2024a chromosome 12, EG11, whole genome shotgun sequence sequence GAAGTAAACAGGACCATAATTACATCATATTTAATCAAGCATACGAAGGTCATGATCACAGTGAGAGTAGTCGGCACTATTATTATGTTATGTCGAATCGGAAGTCGGCACTATAATTATGTTATGTCGAATCGGAAGTCCGAAGGTCATGACTATATTAACTTTTTATAGGGGTTGAAAGACCAAAATTTTATAGATGTATTATATATTTTCTGCTCAAAGAGCCTATCACAGAAACCATTCATTTTCATGAAAACAACATGCAATTAAATAGTTTATGTCATGCTTACGTGACTCTTAAATATAATTCACGTATTAACTAACACCTACCATACGTATATGCAGATACTATTGCTTAgaaagcattaaaaaaaaaaaatccattaccAACCTCAAGATGATCACCAATGTTTATGACAAGGGAGTTGGGGACCGGCTCCACGGTGACCCATTCTCCCCCACACTGGACCTGGAGGCCCTCTACATCATCTTGGAGGAGGATGGTGAGGAAACCATAGTCGGAGTGGGGCGGCATTCCAAGCGTAAGATTGGGCTCAGGACAGACCGGATAGCAGTTTACAACCATCAGGTGTGATCCGTTGTCGAAATCTCGGACAATGCTGGTGTCTACACCCAAGGATTCAAGGATGGCCCCCATGAGGACTAGGAACAAGGATTTGGTTTGCATGGCGTATGACGTGGCCTCTTCCCTGCAAGATCAAAAGTTCAAAAggataataaaaaaatagctATTATTGGAGTATAATTAGAGAATAATTAAATGGTGGTCCTAAGTTCACTGTTGCATGGCAAGGGACGCGCGACGTTGGAATCCACAAGCCTAATCCTCACGTGGTTCGAAGTAGGCATGCCAGAGCTAGGAAGGACAGAATCTACAGGGTGTTGCGTAAACCTTTTTATAAATGAAGTGTggtccaagttttttttttttttttttaagaaaaaaaaaggaggaggaacAAGTAAGCAGGAAAATTATTCTCGAAGCATTCATACAAACCACCCATTTTTCCTCAGCCTCGAGTAAGAAATTGTGATATAATACTTTGAACAAAGTAAACTAAAGGAATAACAGACTGGAGGAATATCTTGCAATGAAGGGATGTGGCACCCTTGATAGGCTAAAGTGGGTGAGGTCACGGTTCCCTTTAGATAACGGAAAATGCCTTATGGCCTCACAAACGAGACTTAGAAATATATACAGTCAGTCCACTCTCTGTTAGGTTGGATGATGTCATGTTATAGGGTTTGAAGTGCCTTTCGAGGCTCGTTTTATGGGTGTCCAAAGCACCGCCCTTCGTGACCATACCCATTGACGCCATATCACCGCAGGAATTTTTTGctgaaatttatacaataaaaatCTGCCGCATACTCAAACCATATCAACTTTCTATAGCCGAAATTTTGTCAGCCATTATTATGAATATAACTATCTGTCAAATAGAAGAACAACATGACAAGcgaaaggtcaaaaaaaaaaaatccatgcaaTTGGAATataattttgtttaatttttttttttttttatcttttctgtaATGGTCAGGAAATCTTTTGGATAAGAGATTTATTGAAGCATCATTTGTCTATTCATGTGCTTGTCGCACTTattctcattttttcttaaatTAGATTTGCAACTTGCAATCTGACATATAGGCTTCATGCTATCAGCAGCAGATAAGGTTTGTTGGTGGTGGTTTTGCGGATGGCTATTGAACGACTTCTGGCAACTTCTATAAGAAAGATGTGAAGCAGGATGTCCTGTTTTTGAGCATTTGTGGTGATATTGCATAATTATTAGGATATCTAACAACTTCCAACCAGAGCCAACCCTTCCATACCTATGCGTCATAAGTGGTGAGCCCATCCGGGTCCCACTGTTCCAATTCGTCAACTCTTCTAGCATATTGTGGGGGAATATCTTAGTATTTGTGGTGGAGCAGACAACATCATTAAAAGTGCCAGTGGTATTTTTGTGGCTGCAGATAATGTTAGGATCCATGACATGATTGTTCCGTAACGGAATTGCATGTAGTACAGGGAGAATTATTTTatactatttaaatattatagatgatcaattaatatttatttcaaaagagatttttagatggttattagaTGACTTTCTAATCCATTGGATATTGAAATCAGACTTCACCGTCTGAAACTTATATTGCTGGAGATTGTTACATTTATTATTCTCATTTGAGATTTTTCTGATATATAGAGAAGTCAATATTGTAGCTGACTAGATAGCATCTTATGTGGTAAATCACATAATTTCAATATTATTGGACTTTAAGACATATCTTCCGGTTttattgttaaatattttatttgctGACTTCTATGGATGTATTTACGCTCATTTAGGTTAATTTATCCGAGTTAACCACCCCTTctccaaataaataaataaagagccaGCTGCTGTGCAACCCATACAACAATATATGGTGTATGCTTAACTCCAGCACACTGCACGGTTAGGACTTTCaggaagctatatatatatatatatatgtagagagAGAGAAGTTGAGGCCTGACCTCAAGTCCATGGGAGAGGAGGGCCAGTATGGTAGAACGGTCTCCAGGGGGTGGCAGCTTAGCTTTAAAAAGTCCCTCCAACAGAACACTCCATCCGTCGTCTGGTTGAAGCTGGTCCCATGCCTCACCGGACTCCTTATGTCGGTGGACATATACTTTGCTTTCTCCTCCAAGGGCAACTCGAAGAACCTCCTCCCCACATCGGTCATTCTCCTCGTAGCATTGCAAGGAATGTTGTGGTTCACAACCTAGTCGACATGCATATAAAAACCCAAactaaattactaattaattgcCAAGTACTTATTATCCTCTGAATAAACGCACCTTCTTAAAGGAAGAAAATATATGGAGCCATGACAACTACCTGAAAGAAGCCATACTCTTCACAAGCTTTCGCTAGGGAATTGAGAACTTGGGACCGGTCGGATGTATGCAAGCGAGCAAGGTCGATGACTGGCAGCTTAAGGTTGAGACTGGAGGTCCTCCTTTCTTCTACCATCACTTGGGGCCGTTCCGAGACCGGAAAGATGTACTTGCTTGGGATTTTTGTGATGCCACTCTCACAAAGGTGTCTTACTCCCTTCATGTAGTTGCTCTCTAGGGACTTCTCTTCCTTCTTGCCTTCCATCACTGGGTTCATTACCATTATCTTTGATagatatatagagagagaagaaagctGAGGGATATGAGAAAGAAACAACAGCTTAGTCTACTAGAGAGAGAAGAAATGATGTGGGTGAGGAGATGGGGAAGAAGTGGTGAGGAGGAGAGGTATATATAGGTGGAGGAGAGAAGAGGGAAGCTAGTGGAAACCGGCGTCGGATTTCGGGAACCCAGGGATGGTTTCCGTGGTGCCGTGAATCCGTTGACGAAGGTTTTGGTCagacgacgaggccggcccccaCGCGATGACTTCGGATTGCCGAGCGGAAGATCTCCTGTTTGGTACCAAACAGCTTTCAGCCCTTTCATTCGATCACGAGGCCGCCACCTGGTTTCTTTCCTAAAACTTTATCCGTACGAAGTTGGTTGCTAGGTATATAATAtccgaaaaaataattttaatatctttgattgatgatataaaaataatttatttaaaataaattatatttagttaagcatctattttttaaaaaaaatatataaaatatctattatatctttaataaatataagaccatagctttttacttcaaaattttatataaatattaatataatattaaataataataatttattatattaataaaatatattaatattaatatgtatcaatataaatattatattagtataaataaaaataaaatactaatataaatataatattttaataataatattaatataatattaaaaaaagctGTTATAACAAGACACCAAATAAAAGAGAAATCGAAGAAAGCAAAGATCAATGCAAATACAAGATTTACGTGGAAAACTCTTTAAATCAAGGAAAAAAATCATAGGCGGATGGTTCGAGATTTTTTACGATTTTCAATCTTGAAGATTATAGAGTAGAAGacaaaaaaattctagaaaagcaCTCACATCTTAAAAGTAATATATCTCACTAAAAAAGATACATCGAGATATTAATAAAATCGGTTCGGATCCATACTATCTGTCCAACAAGTGGAAAGGTCCAATTAACTTTATGGCAAGTACTAATCTAAACGTAAGGCACCTCTACAATAACATTAAAAgagatttttagaaaaaaaaatttaatttctattcaATGAGAATTCTGAAAATCTACCAtctctatgaatttttttttgccatAAAACATAAGAATTGTATTCTTATATAAAGATCTTTTACTAATATTTCTTCTTTAAAAAGTTCAATCAGATAAAGGAGAATTTTTCTACTTCTTGggaaccatattttttttttctctccaatctCTGCGAACCAAACGAGCCATGACAAAGCCTCCACCTGAAATACTCTGCACGGAATGAAGTTCCTCGGGGAACGCCAATAACTTACATTTTTTACGGGCAAGCATGTTAGATCTACAGTTCCTACGTATGTAGAAGAGAGTTTGACTTGCTAATATTCCACACAAGGGATTGTCCACCCTGGTTATGGTTCATTCCTCCCATATATCAACTATGGTGATTGAATTGGGCAAAACATACGTGTTATAGGAGGTACGTATATCTTCTGCaacatttattttatataaagttttatgaaatttttagtaAGATAATGTAGCTCTAGTATGATGAATGATTGGACTTGCATCTATCCTTCTTGCTCTCGAGGGCACGTACATGCATAAGGGATTCCTTACACAAATATGATTAGCTTTGTGGCTGACCGAGACATGAGATTTGAATTAGTAGGTTAGGTATGTCCTAATTAAGACTATGTCGGCTGATTGTTTAGGCCTAATACTAGACGTTCATTTGCCTTACGTTTAGACATTCCACTGCGCCCATCCTTCTAAGGGCACGTTGATCAACATGTACTTCTTCTGCTAAATGTTTTCAAAGTTTGCTTTCCAACCAAGAATTGATTGCGCATTTACATTATCAAGATGTAGGTGGAAGCACAATGGTCTATCTTGCTTCTTATTTTGTGTATAATTCTTGAAGATGCTTATAGTTAGACATGACATTGTCAGCTTAGACTTcttatatgattgaattcatgTTCATACACAAAACTTATAAGTTAATTAATGTCTAGCTAGATATATATGGGACCCAATTCAAAGTGTTTTAGAGGCTGAGTGTGGTCCATATGAGCTTTAAACCCGATCCAACTCCATTAACACACCTATTAATTCAAACCGGTTTCATTCAAATCCAATACCTGGAAACTCTATGAGGCTGGCCGGTGACTCTTACCTTATTAATTAGGTCAGTTGGAGGTCGGTAGCTTGCATGAAGAAAGGAGTGGAAACATGTACATCCATGCTACTATTAATGTACGTGTTTGAACGTAGAAGCTAGACAATCAAACCATGCTCTTGGATGCTAGCTAGTAGTTCGGTAGTTAGGTATGAAAACCTGTGCATAATTCGAAGAGGCTGAACAAATACATTTTCTAAGCCAATAGCTAATGAGGCCTATCTCTTTAGGGCAGTGACCAACCTCAACCTGGGCATTTGAACGCTGCCACATGCCCACAACTGGGCTCCCAAAAGATTTAGGGCACAGTATTTCCTTGAGGTGGGGGGAAGTTCTATTTCCTTCACCCCTTCCATTAGGGAAGAAAATATTCTAACACACGATCCAGATGGTAAAAGTTCtgttgatgattagatcattaagAAAAAAGATTCTATAATGGATCTTGATCATGTATCCTATCCAATTCTTACTCGTAGTGATCAAAGCGATCGATATCGAGTCAGAAGATCCTTCTAGACTGGTTGACCGGATCTGTAACTTGTAGTTCCCCTTCTATTCACTTGTACCCACACTGCATATAGTCGAGAGTTGCTTGGAGTTAAAAAAAACTTGGTCATGTGGACCGGGTGTTAAAAGAATGGTCTAATTAGAGGGGCTCATTGTTGAAGTCTGTCTCATCGAGGGACCAGTCAATAAGTTTCCtggaaaattattatttttttttaaaaaaaaagaaagtggtGTCTAAAACCACCAGCCCATCCCACGGGCCCATAGAGAACGGATAGGATCATTACAAAGTCTTGTTTTCGATTGAAAGGATCGTTATTGTTGGTAGCAAAGAACAATATCCATCGTGATGGAAGATGAACCGGATCTTTGGTTGTAAGAAGCCAAATGCCTCAAAGATACGGGTGTCAAAGAATCTGTTTCACTTCCAATCAGTGTTGATCTAGAGGAACAAAATCTCTAGCATTAATCACGAACCAAATTTTGTTGTTTGGCTTTTATTTCATCATGGGTTTGTCCTTCTTTTTAACTATGATCTCTCAAGAGATTTGGTGGGAGATGCACCGTATCTTTCGTTCTTGGTTAAGGCCCGCGAGGTGGTGGACCCGTAGATGCAATGACCTTTGGCATCTTTGAGCTAGGCTGGAGTGCAGTGACTGCTAGGTTTCTCAAGATTTGACACTCTAGCGTAGTGATGGGAGATCAAAAGAGGAACAAAGTTTTGTGACAGATTGGATTCCATCCTCTCGGTTGGATTATTCTTAATATTTATCAGGTGCTGAAGATGAGGAATTATATCCTATACAATATGCACGGTGTGGTCCTATATACCCATAATCATAATCATTCATTCCTACAACGATGCATCAAAATGAGCATTTGATGAGTAAAATTAATAAGAATGAGCAGTATGATTGATAACATGCATGgccatatgatgcatgtatagtAAATGGCATAGTTTCTCTCCAAATATAGTCCATAAATTAATTAGACCAATCTTTTGATACTAATAAGCCAGACCAATCGACAAGGAATTTTAAAACTCCTGTCCGCTGTCCGTTCATCGGATTCATCCCACATTTGTCACCTTCGGAATAAACTAGCTGCCAACAATGACATGATCATTACAGGTTCTCCCGTCACTATTGAAGGCTAGCTTATGCTACTTTTATTTATGGAGCACGCAAACAGGAAGAATATAGTATAAATGTTGGAGTTCTTTTTTTCAAGGGGGTTGTTGGAGTTTTGAAAAATCCAATTTTTTGCACCCTCACATGAAATTTTCAGGGTTTTTTAATCAACCCATAACGTGGATGCAAAGGTGGACTCTGATATTATGTGATGTTATGTAATGATTTATGTATACATCTTTCAATATAGGTGAATAATGGTCAAATGCATTTTTTTCCAATTTATGTATATTTAATCATGTACTATAGCACATTTGTGCAATTAACACCATTCTTATTTCAACAACTAGATAAATAGATAGAAAATCAATagtcacaatttttttttattttgaattttcaacAGTGTAGATCATGGATAATGAGATACATTTTCAATTCAAATAGTCAGACATTTACTTTGAATCACTTAATAATTTATAAAGCATTTAATATTTAGTATATATGCTCTGTCTATATGCATATAACTAGTGTTTTATCTTGAAAAATGACAAATGTGGATCATTTGCTGATTTGTGCTTGTCATTCTTGCATGTGGGCTATGATGTTTTATTGAAAGAAAGATGTGAGggttctacaaaaaaaaaaaaaaaaagaaagaaagaaagatgcgAAAGGTCCCGGTGTTTTGAATCCACATCAAAGAAAGAATAtacagaaagcaaaaaaaaaaaaatatgagcctATATTAGAAGAAGGTGCTCAAGAAGTGCTTTCAATCTCTCCTGTTGTGGGATTGGCGGCTGATATTTTAAAGTAGACCTGAAGGTTggctattttgaaaaattttattattcatctcCAAGGGCGATTGACAGTACATTAGAAGGAAATGTTTCAGACTCGAAACTAAAAGTtgcctttcaatttttttcatttctcTCCGTATCATCTCacattttatcattttttttagctTTGCCCTTCTAATATTCGAACATTACATAGAACTTTTAGCCACTCAAACTTCCAAAGTTTGATCTTGAATTTCCTGAGAACTTATTTGATTTTGAAGCTAGAAAATGTAGGCATACAATTTCCACTCCCTTTCGATAAGTTACTTCTAAGAAACGCCACCTCATATTGCTTGAAAGATTGGACCAGCTATGATGAGAACTACTCATACAAGCCATTGTCATTTACTTCTTTTAAATTGAATGCTTCATGTGGGCCACCACAGGGCATAACTATTAGCAAGTACATTGCAAAATCTTCCAGAGTGGGAGTAAATTTTCATTGCAACGATGATACCACGTCACCATTGTAACAAACCAATCAACGGTCAGAAATAGATGAAATATAGAGAGTAGTGTGGGGTATTATCCACGAGAATTGATAAAATATAAAGGTTTTCATTGATTTGTTATAGATTTGATGTGATATCGCTGTTGCAACGAATATTCTTTTCCAGAGTGGGCCTTAGAGAaatactttatttatttatttatttatttttgaatgaaAGGGAAATCGGAATAGCCATCCGGTTTTTATTGAAGATTAAGttcatttatttttctataaaatcaaGAAGCAATATATGCATCATTGGCATAAGTACCTCAACAGTTTCAATCTATTACGATTGAGCTTAGCTTTCATGAGCCTAAGCCAGTACATAGCTCCCTCTTTGTATGGAGAGGTGGAGTAGAATACCCAAATTACTTTTTATGCATGGAAAATCATGTTCTTAAACTACAATTTCTCGGTTCCAACCATCTTTCCTATCACGAACCTTgtaggactcgtttggttcacggaaagaacttttcttctcagaaaGTAACTTCCTAGAAA is a genomic window containing:
- the LOC105055637 gene encoding probable 2-oxoglutarate-dependent dioxygenase SLC1; its protein translation is MVMNPVMEGKKEEKSLESNYMKGVRHLCESGITKIPSKYIFPVSERPQVMVEERRTSSLNLKLPVIDLARLHTSDRSQVLNSLAKACEEYGFFQVVNHNIPCNATRRMTDVGRRFFELPLEEKAKYMSTDIRSPVRHGTSFNQTTDGVFCWRDFLKLSCHPLETVLPYWPSSPMDLREEATSYAMQTKSLFLVLMGAILESLGVDTSIVRDFDNGSHLMVVNCYPVCPEPNLTLGMPPHSDYGFLTILLQDDVEGLQVQCGGEWVTVEPVPNSLVINIGDHLEIFSNGRYKSVLHRVLVNSSKSRISIASLHSLPPERMVSPSPELVNEENPRMYKDTNFADFLDYMSSFETKHKNFLETRKLTQGMEQAKSQCS